The sequence below is a genomic window from Nostoc flagelliforme CCNUN1.
TACCGCGATCGCACTAAATTAGCTGAAGCTTCTACTAAATATCCACGAGATATTAAACAGCATTATCTGCAAATTCCTCCCGAAATTGCCGAAAAAGTCCGGCAACGTACCGAAGAAATTCTTGCTAACTACAATCAAGAACGAGTTGCAAAGTCTTCTAAAAGTCTAGATTCACCCTATGAAAAAGCTCTCTACTTAGCTCAATATTTAAAACAACGCTACTCTCTTCCCCAAAATCCCTTAGATTTGCCTTATTTGGGAGAAAAAGATGACTTAGTAGAAGCTTTTTTATTCAAATATAAAGGCGGTTATCCAGACCACTTCTCAACAGTTCTGACGGTAATGTTGCGTTCCATTGGCATCCCAGCACGGTTGGTAGCAGGGTTTAGTCCAGGAGAATTTAATCCATTTACAGGGCTATATATTGTCCGTAATACTGATGCTTATGCGATGACGGAAATATATTTTCCTAAATATGGCTGGTTTGCCTTTGACCCAATTCCCAATCATCCTCTCATACCTCCATCAGTGGAAGATACTCAGACTTTTAGTGTGTTGCGTCAGTTGTGGCATTGGGTTGCTGGGTGGTTGCCTTCTCCAGTGACAGGTTTGTTGAATAATGTATTTGAGACAATATTTAAGTGGGTGATTGGAGTGATCGCTTGGTTTTTAGCTTTATTCTCTCAAGGTTGGTTTGGCGTATTGACTGGCTTAATCTTGGCAACTACAGTAGCTTTCTTCGGTTGGCTGGGTTGGGGTCAGTGGCGAGAGTGGCGCAATCGTCGATGGTTAAAGAAATTGCCAGCAATGGAGAGCCTTTATCAACAAATGCTGCAATGGACAACCCAAAAAGGTTTAGGTAAACATCCAGCACAAACACCTTTAGAGTATGCCAAAGGATCATATCAGCATCATGCCCCAGCAACTGCTGAGGTTATAGATGAGATTAGCCAAGCCTATGTTAGTTGGCGTTATGGTGGTCATGCTCCTAATTTGAAGCGACTAGGAGAAAGATGGCAAGAATTGAAAAAGACTGCTAAGTAATTTAAGACTTCGTATAAATTACTTATAAAGGTAGATAGAGTACAACTCCCTGCCATTCTGCTTGCTTACTAAAATTAACAAGCAGCAGCAATTCATCAATCGCCTGTCTGATGGGCATCCGGTCATTAACTACAAATAATCCTGATACCAGCTTTCCCGTTATTAATCGGTCGTAAGCAAAGTCTGGCATTGTTGCACGGTCATGGGTTAAAACAATACGCTTATTGGTTGCTGCCCAATCTAGAATCGCTGGATCGTCTACTTCCCGTAAACCAACATCTTGAACCCGAAGTAAATCAAGATTGGGTTGACGCAGAAATAGCCCTCGAACGATATCGCCATTAAAGTTTTCATCGCTTAACAAGCTCAACATAACTACTTTTAAGATTGTTGTTGAGCCAATAAGCGAGAACGAATGAGACTCAAATCAGGTTGAACACTGGACAAACGTTGCTGTACAGATTCA
It includes:
- a CDS encoding DUF5615 family PIN-like protein: MLSLLSDENFNGDIVRGLFLRQPNLDLLRVQDVGLREVDDPAILDWAATNKRIVLTHDRATMPDFAYDRLITGKLVSGLFVVNDRMPIRQAIDELLLLVNFSKQAEWQGVVLYLPL